Proteins from a genomic interval of Chroococcidiopsis thermalis PCC 7203:
- a CDS encoding DMT family transporter: MLGILIVLLSSFVLSFHNITVRVLFAEHLVLGLFLLGGYVKPDLPHSFLLMFMRMLLVVPLMAFLAPKLYPSAWKECQNLFHRDRRDVLVQAFGCGVLMFVYVASLYVAIGLIPTGIAMTLFFTYPIFTALLAWQFFGDRPTLFRWVVMGIILVGSAFTIPQSTPTQNSYAIAIGILASVGSGVVYALYTVIAQKCFEKLHPIPFTWISFATTLLFSGMSLLFWQLPYTNLAWTPLWIGGIFSGLVSFLGHILNNIGIRSIGATAASIIGSSSPALTALVAWLIIHETLNTVQILGIGIVTLGIALLSGERALIKRSHHPN; this comes from the coding sequence GTGCTGGGCATTCTGATAGTTCTCCTATCTTCCTTTGTCTTATCTTTCCACAACATCACCGTTCGAGTTCTATTTGCAGAGCATCTCGTTCTCGGTTTATTTCTTTTGGGTGGATACGTTAAACCCGATTTGCCTCATTCGTTCTTGCTGATGTTCATGCGAATGCTGTTAGTGGTTCCACTCATGGCATTTCTCGCACCCAAGTTGTACCCGTCTGCATGGAAAGAATGCCAAAACTTATTCCACCGCGATCGCCGCGATGTTCTGGTGCAGGCATTTGGCTGTGGAGTATTGATGTTTGTCTATGTTGCCTCACTCTACGTTGCCATTGGGTTGATTCCAACTGGCATCGCCATGACGCTATTTTTCACCTATCCCATATTCACAGCACTATTAGCTTGGCAATTTTTTGGCGATCGCCCAACACTGTTTCGCTGGGTCGTTATGGGCATCATTTTAGTAGGTAGTGCCTTTACAATTCCTCAATCTACGCCTACTCAGAATAGTTATGCAATTGCGATCGGCATTCTTGCCAGCGTCGGCTCTGGAGTTGTTTATGCTCTTTATACAGTCATTGCCCAAAAATGCTTTGAAAAACTGCATCCCATTCCCTTCACCTGGATCAGTTTTGCTACCACGCTGCTATTTTCTGGCATGAGTCTGTTATTTTGGCAACTCCCCTATACCAATCTTGCCTGGACACCTTTATGGATTGGCGGCATATTTTCAGGGTTAGTGAGTTTTCTCGGACACATTTTGAATAATATTGGTATTCGCTCGATTGGTGCAACCGCTGCCTCTATAATTGGTTCTAGCAGTCCGGCATTGACAGCATTAGTTGCTTGGCTAATAATTCACGAAACCTTAAATACAGTTCAAATTTTAGGGATTGGTATTGTCACGTTGGGTATTGCTTTGTTGAGTGGTGAACGAGCTTTAATTAAGCGATCGCATCACCCTAACTGA
- the mtnC gene encoding acireductone synthase — protein MPDRYSARADIILLDIEGTTTPIDYVFGVLFPFAQKQVEAFLQTHFQESAVQADLERLRQEYAADFAQGLNVPEWVDNSATAAVPYIHYLIATDRKSTGLKSLQGKIWESGYRDGTLRSQLFPDVKPSFERWIREGKRLYIFSSGSVQAQKLLFQYSEAGDLTRFLSGYFDTETGSKKEAESYRKIAQAIGVLPTQILFISDVTAELKAAKAAGMRTLFSLRSGNRTSDSEGFPVISSFDNV, from the coding sequence ATGCCCGATCGCTATTCTGCTCGTGCAGATATTATTTTGCTCGATATTGAAGGAACCACAACCCCGATTGATTACGTTTTCGGCGTGTTGTTTCCTTTTGCTCAAAAGCAGGTAGAAGCATTTTTGCAAACTCATTTTCAGGAAAGTGCAGTACAAGCAGATTTAGAGCGATTGCGGCAAGAGTATGCAGCCGATTTTGCTCAGGGGTTGAATGTACCTGAATGGGTGGATAATTCAGCAACCGCCGCCGTACCTTACATTCATTATTTAATAGCAACCGATCGCAAATCTACCGGACTCAAATCGTTACAGGGGAAAATTTGGGAAAGCGGTTATCGAGATGGAACGCTGCGATCGCAACTTTTTCCCGATGTTAAACCTTCATTTGAACGTTGGATTCGTGAGGGTAAGCGATTGTATATCTTTTCGTCAGGTAGCGTTCAAGCACAAAAATTGTTATTTCAATATTCTGAAGCAGGCGATTTAACTCGGTTTTTGAGCGGTTATTTTGATACTGAAACTGGCTCAAAAAAAGAGGCAGAAAGTTATCGCAAGATTGCTCAAGCGATCGGAGTGTTACCAACACAAATTCTGTTTATTTCAGATGTGACGGCAGAACTAAAAGCAGCTAAGGCAGCGGGAATGCGAACGCTTTTTTCTCTGCGATCGGGCAATCGGACATCAGATTCGGAAGGGTTTCCCGTTATTAGTAGTTTTGATAATGTTTAA